A genomic window from Erpetoichthys calabaricus chromosome 17, fErpCal1.3, whole genome shotgun sequence includes:
- the LOC114667743 gene encoding coronin-2B isoform X2: protein MTVTKMSWRPQYRCSKFRNVYGKVANREHCFDGIPITRNVHDNHFCAVNGKYLAIVTESSGGGSFLVIPLEQTGRVDPHFPKVCGHQGNVLDIKWNPFIDNIIASCSEDTSVRIWEIPEGGLKRNMTEAVLELYAHSRRVGIIEWHPTSNNILFSAGYDYKIIIWNLDIGEPVKMIDCHSDVILCMSFNTDGSLLTTTCKDRKLRVIEPRSGQVLQEANCKNHKVNRVVFLGNVKRLLTTGVSRWNTRQIALWDQEDLSMPLIEEEIDGLSGLLFPFYDPDTHMLYLAGKSETYQEDIYPMTAGNEPALTATEWLSGTNRDPILISLKEGYKAPSTLVFKAPVKEKKGVVVNGIDLLENVPPRTENELLRMFFRQQDELRRLKDELAQKDIKIRQLELELRNLRNLPKNV, encoded by the exons ATGACTGTCACAAAG ATGTCATGGCGCCCTCAGTACCGGTGCTCCAAGTTTCGAAATGTCTATGGCAAGGTAGCTAACAGAGAGCACTGCTTTGATGGAATTCCCATTACCAGGAATGTTCATGACAACCATTTCTGCGCAGTCAATGGCAAGTACCTTGCCATAGTAACAGAGAGCTCCGGCGGTGGCTCGTTTCTTGTCATCCCACTGGAACAA ACAGGAAGGGTTGATCCCCACTTCCCAAAGGTCTGTGGTCATCAAGGCAATGTCCTGGATATCAAGTGGAATCCATTCATCGATAACATCATAGCTTCATGTTCTGAGGACACCTCT GTAAGAATCTGGGAGATTCCCGAGGGTGGACTAAAGCGAAACATGACAGAAGCAGTACTGGAACTATATGCACACAGCCGGCGTGTTGGCATTATAGAATGGCATCCCACTAGTAACAACATTCTGTTCAGTGCTGGATATGACTACAAG ATCATCATATGGAACCTGGACATTGGTGAACCAGTCAAAATGATCGACTGTCACTCAGATGTCATCCTTTGCATGTCATTTAACACAGACGGCAGCCTCCTAACCACTACTTGCAAAGACAGGAAGCTGCGGGTTATTGAGCCAAGGTCTGGTCAAGTGCTGCAG GAGGCAAACTGTAAAAACCACAAGGTAAACAGAGTGGTGTTTTTGGGGAACGTGAAGAGACTGTTGACCACTGGTGTATCTCGATGGAATACAAGACAGATAGCCCTCTGGGACCAG GAGGACCTCTCCATGCCATTAATTGAGGAAGAGATTGATGGACTCTCTGGACTGCTCTTTCCCTTCTATGATCCAGACACCCACATGCTGTACCTGGCTGGCAAG TCAGAAACTTACCAGGAAGACATCTACCCAATGACGGCAGGAAACGAGCCAGCGCTCACAGCAACTGAGTGGCTGAGTGGCACGAACAGGG ATCCCATCCTCATATCCTTGAAGGAGGGGTATAAAGCCCCATCAACACTTGTGTTTAAAGCACCAGTTAAAGAGAAGAAGGGTGTTGTGGTTAATGGAATTGATCTCCTAGAAAATGTGCCTCCTAGAACTGAGAATGAG CTGCTGCGCATGTTTTTCCGACAGCAGGATGAGCTGCGCAGACTCAAAGATGAACTTGCACAAAAGGACATTAAAATCCGCCAGCTGGAGCTTGAGCTGAGAAACCTGAGGAACTTGCCTAAAAATGTGTGA
- the LOC114667743 gene encoding coronin-2B isoform X1 yields the protein MTVTKMSWRPQYRCSKFRNVYGKVANREHCFDGIPITRNVHDNHFCAVNGKYLAIVTESSGGGSFLVIPLEQTGRVDPHFPKVCGHQGNVLDIKWNPFIDNIIASCSEDTSVRIWEIPEGGLKRNMTEAVLELYAHSRRVGIIEWHPTSNNILFSAGYDYKIIIWNLDIGEPVKMIDCHSDVILCMSFNTDGSLLTTTCKDRKLRVIEPRSGQVLQEANCKNHKVNRVVFLGNVKRLLTTGVSRWNTRQIALWDQEDLSMPLIEEEIDGLSGLLFPFYDPDTHMLYLAGKGDGNIRYYEISNEKPYLQYLMEFRSPAPQKGLGVMPKHGLDVSACEVFRFYKLVTLKGVIEPISMIVPRRSETYQEDIYPMTAGNEPALTATEWLSGTNRDPILISLKEGYKAPSTLVFKAPVKEKKGVVVNGIDLLENVPPRTENELLRMFFRQQDELRRLKDELAQKDIKIRQLELELRNLRNLPKNV from the exons ATGACTGTCACAAAG ATGTCATGGCGCCCTCAGTACCGGTGCTCCAAGTTTCGAAATGTCTATGGCAAGGTAGCTAACAGAGAGCACTGCTTTGATGGAATTCCCATTACCAGGAATGTTCATGACAACCATTTCTGCGCAGTCAATGGCAAGTACCTTGCCATAGTAACAGAGAGCTCCGGCGGTGGCTCGTTTCTTGTCATCCCACTGGAACAA ACAGGAAGGGTTGATCCCCACTTCCCAAAGGTCTGTGGTCATCAAGGCAATGTCCTGGATATCAAGTGGAATCCATTCATCGATAACATCATAGCTTCATGTTCTGAGGACACCTCT GTAAGAATCTGGGAGATTCCCGAGGGTGGACTAAAGCGAAACATGACAGAAGCAGTACTGGAACTATATGCACACAGCCGGCGTGTTGGCATTATAGAATGGCATCCCACTAGTAACAACATTCTGTTCAGTGCTGGATATGACTACAAG ATCATCATATGGAACCTGGACATTGGTGAACCAGTCAAAATGATCGACTGTCACTCAGATGTCATCCTTTGCATGTCATTTAACACAGACGGCAGCCTCCTAACCACTACTTGCAAAGACAGGAAGCTGCGGGTTATTGAGCCAAGGTCTGGTCAAGTGCTGCAG GAGGCAAACTGTAAAAACCACAAGGTAAACAGAGTGGTGTTTTTGGGGAACGTGAAGAGACTGTTGACCACTGGTGTATCTCGATGGAATACAAGACAGATAGCCCTCTGGGACCAG GAGGACCTCTCCATGCCATTAATTGAGGAAGAGATTGATGGACTCTCTGGACTGCTCTTTCCCTTCTATGATCCAGACACCCACATGCTGTACCTGGCTGGCAAG GGCGATGGAAACATCCGATACTATGAAATCAGTAATGAGAAGCCATACTTGCAGTACCTGATGGAGTTCCGCTCACCTGCCCCCCAAAAGGGACTGG GAGTCATGCCAAAGCATGGATTAGATGTTTCTGCCTGTGAAGTGTTTCGCTTTTACAAGCTGGTTACCCTGAAAGGGGTAATTGAGCCCATTTCTATGATTGTGCCTCGGCGG TCAGAAACTTACCAGGAAGACATCTACCCAATGACGGCAGGAAACGAGCCAGCGCTCACAGCAACTGAGTGGCTGAGTGGCACGAACAGGG ATCCCATCCTCATATCCTTGAAGGAGGGGTATAAAGCCCCATCAACACTTGTGTTTAAAGCACCAGTTAAAGAGAAGAAGGGTGTTGTGGTTAATGGAATTGATCTCCTAGAAAATGTGCCTCCTAGAACTGAGAATGAG CTGCTGCGCATGTTTTTCCGACAGCAGGATGAGCTGCGCAGACTCAAAGATGAACTTGCACAAAAGGACATTAAAATCCGCCAGCTGGAGCTTGAGCTGAGAAACCTGAGGAACTTGCCTAAAAATGTGTGA